In the Salvelinus fontinalis isolate EN_2023a chromosome 34, ASM2944872v1, whole genome shotgun sequence genome, one interval contains:
- the LOC129833004 gene encoding ADP-ribosylation factor-like protein 5B — protein MGLLFTKLMTVFGDREHKVIIVGLDNAGKTTILYQFLTKEAVHTSPTIGSNVEEISVRKTRFLVWDVGGQESLRASWNSYYCNTEIVILVVDSTDRERLTLNKDELHRMLEHEDLQNAAILVLANKQDMKDSMTVAEISQCLTLNSITAHSWHVQACCALTGEGLPASLDWMRSRVLAS, from the exons ATGGGACTACTTTTTACCAAGCTGATGACTGTCTTCGGAGATAGAG AGCACAAAGTGATCATAGTGGGCCTGGACAATGCTGGGAAGACCACTATCCTCTACCAATT CCTTACGAAAGAGGCGGTCCACACCTCCCCCACCATTGGCAGCAACGTAGAGGAGATCTCTGTACGCAAGACCCGCTTCCTGGTGTGGGACGTCGGAGGCCAGGAGAGCCTGAGAGCCAGCTGGAACTCCTACTACTGCAACACAGAG ATTGTGATTCTAGTTGTGGACAGCACAGACCGCGAGCGCCTAACTCTGAACAAAGATGAACTTCACCGCATGCTTGAACATGAG GACCTACAGAATGCTGCGATTCTAGTTCTGGCCAACAAGCAGGACATGAAGGACTCTATGACCGTGGCAGAGATCTCTCAGTGCCTCACCCTCAACTCCATCACAGCCCACTCCTGGCATGTACAGGCCTGCTGTGCCCTCACAGGGGAGGG ACTACCTGCCAGTCTGGACTGGATGAGGTCTCGTGTACTGGCCAGTTAG